One segment of Candidatus Effluviviaceae Genus I sp. DNA contains the following:
- a CDS encoding Glu/Leu/Phe/Val dehydrogenase, with protein MADKSFNAFEMAQAQFDHVADMLKLDEGTRSLLRFNLREYHMSIPVRMDDGSVKVFRGFRVQHNDARGPAKGGIRFHPAETIDTVRALAMWMTWKTAVVDIPLGGGKGGVVCDPHHLSMREQEQICRGWVRNLARDVGPLRDVPAPDVMTSPQHMLWMLDEFETIRGERLPGFITGKPVGMGGSLGRTEATGYGVVFTIREALKELNIPASDTTMSVQGFGNVSQYAIELYQQVWGKVICVSSWDQADQTSYAFRKKNGVDLQELRSITDRFGGIDKAKAKELGYEVLPGDAWIEQDVDVLMPGALENQITAANVKRISNRVKIIAEGANGPTTPDADKVIKERGIFLIPDFLANAGGVTCSYFEQVQCNMNYFWEKDEVLGKLDTKMTSAFAAVSELAKKRKVYMRDAAYLIAIGRVAQACKERGWA; from the coding sequence ATGGCCGACAAGTCGTTCAACGCCTTCGAGATGGCGCAGGCGCAGTTCGATCACGTTGCCGACATGCTCAAGCTCGACGAGGGCACCCGCAGCCTCCTCCGGTTCAATCTCCGCGAGTATCACATGAGCATCCCCGTGCGCATGGACGACGGGAGCGTGAAGGTCTTCCGCGGCTTCCGCGTGCAGCACAACGACGCCCGCGGCCCGGCCAAGGGCGGCATCCGCTTCCACCCGGCGGAGACGATCGACACCGTGCGCGCGCTCGCGATGTGGATGACGTGGAAGACCGCGGTCGTCGACATCCCGCTCGGCGGGGGCAAGGGCGGCGTCGTGTGCGACCCGCACCACCTGAGCATGCGCGAGCAGGAGCAGATCTGCCGCGGGTGGGTCCGCAACCTCGCGCGTGACGTCGGCCCTCTGCGCGACGTGCCCGCTCCCGACGTCATGACGAGCCCCCAGCACATGCTGTGGATGCTCGACGAGTTCGAGACCATCCGCGGCGAGAGGCTCCCCGGGTTCATCACGGGAAAGCCCGTGGGCATGGGAGGGTCGCTCGGGCGCACCGAGGCGACCGGCTACGGCGTCGTGTTCACGATCCGCGAGGCGCTGAAGGAGCTCAACATCCCGGCGAGCGACACGACGATGAGCGTGCAGGGGTTCGGCAACGTCTCCCAGTACGCGATCGAGCTCTACCAGCAAGTCTGGGGCAAGGTGATCTGTGTCTCATCCTGGGACCAGGCGGACCAGACCTCGTACGCCTTCCGCAAGAAGAACGGCGTCGACCTTCAGGAGCTCAGGAGCATCACCGATCGCTTCGGAGGCATCGACAAGGCGAAGGCCAAGGAGCTCGGGTATGAGGTCCTGCCAGGCGACGCGTGGATCGAGCAGGACGTGGACGTGCTGATGCCGGGCGCCCTGGAGAACCAGATCACCGCGGCGAACGTGAAGAGGATCAGCAACCGGGTCAAGATCATCGCCGAGGGCGCGAACGGCCCGACGACCCCCGATGCCGACAAGGTCATCAAGGAGCGCGGGATCTTCCTGATCCCCGACTTCCTCGCGAACGCGGGCGGGGTCACCTGCAGCTACTTCGAGCAGGTCCAGTGCAACATGAACTACTTCTGGGAGAAGGACGAGGTGCTGGGCAAGCTCGACACGAAGATGACCTCCGCGTTCGCGGCCGTCAGCGAACTCGCGAAGAAGCGGAAGGTCTACATGCGCGACGCCGCGTACCTCATCGCCATCGGGCGCGTGGCGCAGGCCTGCAAGGAGCGCGGGTGGGCGTGA